A portion of the Pseudarthrobacter sp. L1SW genome contains these proteins:
- a CDS encoding DUF1844 domain-containing protein has protein sequence MSTPDSNSHVFEPSAGGPDVSQQVRDISEVPAIEVITTAAVHLMSAAAVKLGLAAEDNAEELKDLDEARKLITALAGLVTAAAPEIGSQHAGPLRDGLRSLQLAFREESLIPDAPGKGPGEKYTGAVN, from the coding sequence ATGAGCACCCCAGACAGTAATTCACACGTTTTCGAGCCATCAGCCGGCGGTCCCGATGTCTCCCAGCAGGTTCGCGACATTTCCGAAGTGCCGGCAATCGAGGTCATCACCACGGCAGCCGTCCACCTGATGAGCGCAGCCGCCGTCAAGCTGGGGCTGGCGGCCGAGGACAACGCCGAGGAGCTGAAGGACCTGGACGAGGCACGGAAACTGATCACGGCCTTGGCCGGCCTGGTGACGGCCGCCGCCCCGGAGATCGGCTCGCAGCATGCAGGGCCGTTGCGTGACGGCCTGCGGTCGCTGCAGCTGGCATTCCGCGAAGAGTCGCTGATCCCCGATGCGCCCGGCAAGGGCCCTGGCGAGAAGTACACCGGCGCGGTCAACTAA
- the priA gene encoding bifunctional 1-(5-phosphoribosyl)-5-((5-phosphoribosylamino)methylideneamino)imidazole-4-carboxamide isomerase/phosphoribosylanthranilate isomerase PriA → MTTATDLPVLELLPAVDVVNGQAVRLVQGEAGSETSYGTPLEAALNWQQQGAEWVHLVDLDAAFGRGSNAELLRDVVGRLDIKVELSGGLRDDETLEAALDLGVARVNLGTAALENPEWTRRAIERFGDKIAVGLDVRGSTLSGRGWTKEGGDLWDVLGRLEEAGCSRYVVTDVTKDGTLQGPNVELLRQMVEKTGKPVVASGGISSLDDLKVLRSLVPLGVEGAIVGKALYAGAFTLPEALDVAGRR, encoded by the coding sequence ATGACCACCGCAACCGATCTGCCGGTTCTTGAACTGCTGCCCGCCGTCGACGTCGTCAATGGCCAGGCCGTCCGGCTGGTCCAGGGGGAAGCGGGCAGTGAGACCAGCTACGGCACCCCGCTGGAAGCCGCCCTGAACTGGCAGCAGCAGGGTGCCGAGTGGGTGCACCTGGTGGACCTCGATGCCGCATTCGGCCGCGGCTCGAACGCGGAACTGCTCCGCGACGTGGTGGGCCGTCTGGACATCAAGGTGGAACTTTCCGGCGGTCTCCGTGACGACGAAACCCTCGAAGCGGCCTTGGACCTCGGCGTGGCCCGGGTGAACCTGGGAACCGCCGCGCTGGAGAACCCCGAATGGACGCGCCGGGCCATCGAACGCTTTGGCGACAAAATCGCCGTCGGACTTGATGTCCGCGGCAGCACGCTCTCCGGCCGGGGCTGGACCAAGGAAGGTGGGGACCTCTGGGACGTCCTGGGCCGCCTCGAGGAAGCAGGCTGCAGCCGCTACGTGGTCACGGACGTGACCAAAGACGGCACGCTGCAGGGACCCAATGTAGAACTCCTCCGCCAGATGGTGGAAAAGACAGGCAAGCCGGTGGTCGCGTCAGGCGGCATTTCCAGCCTCGACGACCTGAAGGTCCTCCGTTCCTTGGTGCCTTTGGGTGTCGAGGGTGCCATCGTGGGCAAGGCCCTCTATGCGGGCGCTTTCACGCTGCCCGAAGCGCTCGACGTCGCCGGCCGCCGCTAG
- the rpmI gene encoding 50S ribosomal protein L35: MPKMKTHSGAKKRFKLTGSGKLRRQQANRRHYLEHKSSRLTRRLAGDKIVFKGDAKVIRKMLGI, from the coding sequence ATGCCGAAGATGAAGACCCACAGTGGTGCCAAGAAGCGCTTCAAGCTGACCGGCAGCGGCAAGCTGCGCCGCCAGCAGGCCAACCGCCGCCACTACCTCGAGCACAAGTCCTCGCGGCTGACCCGTCGCCTTGCCGGCGACAAGATCGTCTTCAAGGGCGACGCCAAGGTCATCCGGAAGATGCTCGGCATCTAG
- a CDS encoding MFS transporter: protein MNFALYRELLAVGPVRRLLLVGMVARIPHSAAGVLLTLHIVLTLDQGYAAAGAAAAVMTIGIALGAPWRGRRVDTVGLRAALVPSVISETIIWSVVPHVSYQWLLPLVFVGGLLTLPIFSVVRQSLGVLADGDQRRTAFALDAITTEIVFMIGPAAGAIVATSGFTVLGLTVVGVSTSLAGLFLMWFNPPTRSADQAGESTADECRAAEAAVVTAAPAHLQEAAAELAPAEARGSAGLRGKVAHNFAWFTSAVGAVFAVAAGAGMVLSGTDVGIVAALETGGHQRDIGIVFVFWCAASVVGGLVYGAMHRPVPPLVLLLGMAALTIPMGFAHDTWTLAFASLLPGLLCAPVLSSASEKVADLVAEDRRGEAMGWYGSALTAGVALGAPLAGVFIDGTGPSGGFVSVGVAGVLLCFAGLVLQQRRRRAAV, encoded by the coding sequence GTGAATTTCGCTCTCTACCGGGAGTTGCTCGCCGTCGGGCCTGTCCGCAGGCTGCTGCTGGTGGGCATGGTTGCCCGTATTCCCCATTCCGCGGCCGGCGTGCTGCTGACCCTGCACATCGTCCTCACCCTGGACCAGGGATATGCCGCCGCGGGTGCTGCTGCCGCCGTCATGACCATCGGCATTGCCCTTGGTGCACCCTGGCGCGGGCGGCGCGTTGACACCGTGGGCCTGCGCGCGGCACTGGTCCCGTCCGTGATCTCTGAAACCATTATCTGGTCGGTGGTTCCGCATGTGTCGTACCAGTGGCTCCTTCCCCTGGTGTTCGTGGGCGGGCTGCTCACGCTCCCTATCTTCAGCGTGGTCCGCCAGTCCCTGGGCGTTCTGGCGGACGGCGACCAGCGCCGTACCGCCTTCGCCCTCGACGCGATTACCACCGAGATAGTGTTCATGATCGGCCCCGCTGCGGGCGCCATCGTTGCCACCAGCGGGTTCACTGTGCTGGGCCTGACCGTGGTGGGCGTCTCCACGTCTCTTGCCGGCCTGTTCCTGATGTGGTTCAACCCGCCCACCCGGAGCGCGGACCAGGCCGGGGAATCCACTGCCGACGAATGCCGTGCGGCAGAGGCCGCCGTAGTGACCGCCGCCCCCGCGCACTTGCAGGAGGCAGCGGCGGAACTGGCGCCGGCGGAAGCCCGGGGCAGCGCTGGCCTGCGCGGCAAAGTGGCGCACAATTTCGCATGGTTCACCTCCGCCGTCGGCGCTGTTTTTGCGGTGGCAGCCGGTGCCGGCATGGTCCTGAGCGGGACGGACGTGGGCATTGTTGCCGCCCTGGAGACGGGCGGGCACCAGCGCGACATCGGCATCGTGTTCGTCTTCTGGTGCGCGGCGTCGGTAGTGGGCGGCCTGGTGTACGGCGCCATGCACCGCCCAGTCCCGCCACTCGTCCTGCTGCTGGGGATGGCGGCACTGACCATCCCCATGGGATTCGCCCACGACACCTGGACCCTGGCCTTCGCCTCGCTCCTGCCCGGACTGCTGTGCGCGCCCGTGCTGTCCTCGGCATCAGAAAAAGTGGCTGACCTGGTCGCCGAGGACCGCCGTGGGGAAGCCATGGGCTGGTACGGGTCCGCGCTGACGGCAGGCGTGGCCCTGGGTGCACCGCTCGCCGGCGTCTTTATCGACGGCACGGGCCCCTCCGGAGGGTTCGTATCGGTGGGGGTTGCAGGGGTGCTGCTCTGCTTTGCGGGGCTGGTCCTGCAGCAGCGGCGGCGGCGCGCAGCGGTGTGA
- the hisH gene encoding imidazole glycerol phosphate synthase subunit HisH has product MSGQVLRDGAIVDPSASRKLPSPEGKPTVTVLDYGSGNVRSAVRALERAGAEVILSSKPEDVLNADGLVVPGVGAFETVMRELKAVDGIRLIGRRVAGGRPVLGICVGLQVLFEAGVEHGTEAEGIGEWPGKVELLPADVVPHMGWNTVKVPEGSKLFAGVENERFYFVHSYGVQEWNFDVVQPRMAAPLVTWSEHGGPFIAAVENGPLCATQFHPEKSGDAGARLLHNWVHNLKKPAAGAAAPAGVPSREDGTA; this is encoded by the coding sequence GTGAGCGGGCAGGTCCTGCGGGACGGCGCCATCGTCGACCCCTCGGCCTCCCGGAAGCTGCCCTCGCCTGAAGGCAAGCCCACCGTGACGGTCCTGGACTACGGTTCCGGTAACGTCCGGTCCGCAGTGCGTGCCCTCGAACGCGCCGGCGCGGAAGTCATCCTCAGCTCCAAGCCCGAGGACGTCCTGAACGCGGACGGCCTGGTGGTTCCCGGCGTCGGCGCCTTCGAAACGGTGATGCGTGAGCTCAAAGCGGTGGACGGCATCCGCCTCATCGGCAGGCGGGTGGCCGGCGGCCGCCCGGTCCTGGGTATCTGCGTGGGGCTCCAGGTGCTCTTTGAGGCAGGCGTCGAACACGGCACGGAGGCGGAGGGTATCGGTGAATGGCCGGGCAAGGTGGAGCTCCTGCCCGCTGACGTGGTGCCGCATATGGGCTGGAACACCGTGAAGGTGCCGGAGGGATCCAAGCTGTTCGCCGGCGTCGAAAACGAGCGGTTCTACTTTGTGCACTCGTATGGCGTGCAGGAATGGAACTTCGATGTTGTCCAGCCTCGGATGGCCGCACCCCTGGTTACCTGGTCCGAGCACGGCGGCCCCTTCATTGCTGCGGTCGAAAACGGTCCGCTGTGTGCCACCCAGTTCCACCCGGAGAAGTCGGGTGACGCCGGCGCCCGGCTGCTGCACAACTGGGTGCACAACCTGAAGAAGCCTGCTGCCGGTGCCGCGGCGCCCGCCGGCGTCCCATCAAGGGAAGACGGCACCGCCTAG
- a CDS encoding SseB family protein, whose protein sequence is MASNETGPGVPQQRHLPGHIAAALAGAGGVADSAGQPWAGRSLAGEHAKIHNFEDDDGTASGAYLAAIAALREGTGDEAGVVASLASARVFIPIVAQLAEDAEGALGLSSDKQADMALVTLKAADGRTAMPAFTTTAALAAWHPDARPVAVYAARAALSAVAEGAELLVLDPGSEFTFVVRRPGVWALAQQYGWVPSYEDGELAEEMVRAAAGFPAVRSIDLVPGRGVAARAADGTVVAGGGPGPELQVVLYLEDGLDAAGVQELVAGLQAQWSRNVLFGERVDSIEVKLRRADR, encoded by the coding sequence ATGGCCAGCAACGAAACCGGACCCGGGGTCCCTCAGCAACGACACCTTCCCGGCCATATCGCCGCCGCGCTGGCAGGTGCGGGAGGCGTTGCCGACTCCGCCGGGCAACCGTGGGCCGGACGCAGCCTGGCCGGTGAACACGCCAAAATCCATAACTTCGAGGACGACGACGGAACGGCCAGCGGCGCCTACCTGGCCGCCATAGCAGCGCTCCGGGAAGGGACCGGGGACGAAGCAGGCGTAGTGGCGTCACTCGCCAGCGCCCGGGTCTTCATCCCCATCGTCGCCCAGCTCGCAGAGGATGCCGAGGGCGCCCTCGGCCTGAGCTCCGACAAACAGGCGGACATGGCCCTGGTAACCCTCAAAGCCGCCGACGGAAGGACGGCAATGCCCGCCTTCACCACCACGGCTGCCCTGGCCGCCTGGCACCCGGACGCCAGGCCGGTTGCCGTCTACGCTGCCCGCGCGGCGCTCTCGGCCGTCGCCGAGGGCGCCGAGCTGCTGGTCCTTGATCCGGGCTCCGAGTTCACGTTCGTGGTGCGCCGGCCCGGGGTCTGGGCCCTGGCGCAGCAGTACGGGTGGGTCCCCTCCTACGAGGACGGAGAGCTGGCGGAAGAGATGGTCCGGGCCGCTGCGGGGTTTCCCGCAGTGCGGAGCATCGACCTGGTGCCGGGCAGGGGAGTGGCCGCCCGCGCCGCCGATGGGACCGTGGTTGCCGGCGGCGGCCCGGGGCCTGAACTGCAGGTTGTGCTCTACCTTGAAGACGGCCTTGATGCGGCCGGAGTGCAGGAACTCGTGGCAGGCCTCCAGGCGCAGTGGTCGCGGAATGTATTGTTTGGGGAGCGCGTCGACTCGATTGAGGTTAAGTTGAGGCGCGCAGACCGCTAG
- the rplT gene encoding 50S ribosomal protein L20: protein MARVKRAVNAHKKRRVILERAKGYRGQRSRLYRKAKEQLLHSFVYSYGDRKKKKGDFRRLWIQRINAASRANGLTYNRLIQGLKAAEVEVDRRMLAELAVSDANAFAALVKVAKDSLPADTSAKKVVA, encoded by the coding sequence GTGGCACGTGTGAAGAGGGCGGTCAACGCCCACAAGAAGCGCCGGGTTATCCTTGAACGCGCAAAGGGCTACCGTGGACAGCGTTCACGCCTGTACCGCAAGGCCAAAGAGCAGCTGCTGCACTCGTTTGTGTACAGCTACGGCGACCGCAAAAAGAAGAAGGGCGACTTCCGCCGCCTGTGGATCCAGCGCATCAACGCTGCATCCCGCGCCAATGGTCTCACCTACAACCGCCTGATCCAGGGCCTGAAGGCCGCTGAGGTTGAGGTTGACCGCCGCATGCTCGCCGAGCTGGCCGTTTCCGACGCCAACGCCTTCGCTGCACTGGTCAAGGTTGCCAAGGATTCCCTGCCTGCCGACACCTCCGCCAAGAAGGTAGTTGCGTAG
- the infC gene encoding translation initiation factor IF-3, which produces MRLVGPAGEQVGIVRIEDALRLAAESDLDLVEVAPQAKPPVCKLMDFGKYKYEAAVKAREARKNQTNTVLKEIRFRLKIDTHDYETKRGHALRFLGAGDKVKAMIQFRGREQQRPEMGIRLLQRFADDVAEVGVVESSPRIDGRNMVMVVGPLKNKAEAKAEARRATQRAEAKAQNEAKASGRVDTSGDDQAPLTQSLADLLPEGFAITTEPETVAEAPAQEPAAVEPAAAEAPAKAAEAPKQEAPKQEAPKAAASKAAAPKAAASKAAAPKAAAPKAAAPKAAPAPKAAEKPAAAAPAAPAAPAAAPKPAAVPAPPKPVARPAAPKPAARPAPKAVPKPAGKKTT; this is translated from the coding sequence GTGCGGCTGGTCGGCCCTGCAGGTGAACAGGTAGGAATCGTCCGTATTGAGGATGCCCTGCGTCTGGCTGCCGAGTCCGACCTTGATCTCGTTGAAGTTGCACCTCAGGCGAAGCCTCCGGTGTGCAAGCTGATGGACTTCGGCAAGTACAAGTACGAGGCCGCGGTTAAGGCACGCGAAGCCCGGAAGAACCAGACGAACACCGTTCTGAAGGAAATCCGCTTCCGCCTGAAGATCGACACCCACGACTACGAGACCAAGCGCGGCCACGCACTGCGCTTCCTCGGCGCCGGGGACAAGGTCAAGGCCATGATCCAGTTCCGTGGCCGTGAGCAGCAGCGCCCGGAAATGGGCATCCGCCTGCTCCAGCGTTTTGCCGACGACGTCGCTGAAGTTGGCGTAGTGGAGTCCAGCCCCCGCATTGACGGCCGCAACATGGTCATGGTGGTTGGCCCCCTGAAGAACAAGGCCGAGGCCAAGGCGGAAGCCCGCCGCGCTACCCAGCGGGCCGAGGCGAAGGCGCAGAACGAAGCCAAGGCTTCGGGCCGCGTGGACACCTCGGGTGACGACCAGGCTCCGCTGACCCAGTCGCTGGCGGATCTGCTTCCGGAGGGTTTCGCCATCACTACGGAGCCGGAAACAGTAGCCGAGGCCCCGGCCCAGGAGCCGGCCGCCGTCGAGCCTGCTGCGGCAGAAGCTCCCGCGAAGGCAGCGGAAGCGCCCAAGCAGGAAGCACCAAAGCAGGAAGCCCCGAAGGCTGCGGCCTCCAAGGCAGCTGCTCCGAAGGCTGCGGCCTCCAAGGCAGCTGCTCCGAAGGCTGCGGCCCCCAAGGCTGCGGCCCCGAAGGCTGCTCCCGCACCCAAGGCCGCCGAGAAGCCCGCTGCGGCTGCCCCGGCTGCTCCGGCCGCACCCGCAGCAGCACCTAAGCCTGCAGCGGTTCCTGCTCCGCCGAAGCCGGTGGCCAGGCCTGCGGCACCGAAGCCTGCTGCCCGCCCTGCCCCCAAGGCAGTGCCGAAGCCGGCTGGCAAGAAGACCACTTAG